The following proteins are encoded in a genomic region of Nicotiana sylvestris chromosome 4, ASM39365v2, whole genome shotgun sequence:
- the LOC104238392 gene encoding AT-hook motif nuclear-localized protein 27-like, which produces MDFNYTLGLGGGDSKEASDSDAGGSSGGGGAAGTSNRRPRGRPPGSKNKPKPPIIVTRDTPNALRSHVLEVSAGADVMESVSNYARRRGRGVCILSGSGTVNNVNIRQPASPAGSIVTLHGRFEILSLSGTVLPPPAPPGSSGLSIFLSGGQGQVVGGSIVGPLMASGPVVLMAASFANAVFERLPLEEEEGAAGAGAGAATTQVHEQPAASQSSGVTGGGEGGHLVGTGAEGGGGGGGGGGGGGGAGGGMSFGNAPHSNYSFSPELLGWSGNAAPASGRPPF; this is translated from the exons ATGGATTTTAATTATACTTTGGGACTGGGGGGTGGTGATTCAAAGGAGGCATCTGACAGTGATGCTGGTGGAAGCTCCGGTGGCGGAGGAGCAGCCGGGACTTCCAACCGCCGCCCTCGAGGCCGTCCACCTGGATCCAAAAATAAGCCCAAGCCTCCAATTATTGTTACAAGAGACACCCCTAATGCACTCCGATCTCACGTGCTTGAAGTTTCGGCGGGTGCTGATGTAATGGAAAGTGTGTCCAATTACGCTAGACGAAGGGGGAGAGGTGTTTGTATTCTTAGTGGTAGCGGTACAGTCAATAACGTCAACATTCGTCAACCTGCTTCCCCTGCTGGAAGTATAGTTACACTTCACGGCCGTTTTGAGATACTTTCACTATCTGGGACTGTTCTTCCTCCGCCGGCACCGCCCGGGTCGAGTGGACTCTCTATATTTTTGTCAGGTGGACAAGGCCAGGTTGTTGGAGGATCCATCGTAGGGCCTTTGATGGCATCAGGTCCTGTTGTATTGATGGCAGCGTCCTTTGCTAATGCGGTGTTTGAACGGCTGCCGTTGGAGGAAGAGGAGGGGGCTGCTGGTGCTGGTGCTGGTGCTGCTACTACACAG GTACATGAGCAGCCAGCTGCATCACAGTCATCAGGAGTAACTGGTGGTGGAGAGGGTGGACATCTGGTTGGAACTGGAGCCgaaggtggtggtggtggtggtggtggtggtggtggtggtggtggtgcaGGAGGAGGTATGTCGTTTGGGAATGCACCACATAGTAATTACTCATTCTCACCTGAGTTGCTTGGATGGAGTGGCAATGCTGCACCTGCAAGTGGAAGGC